From one Drosophila subpulchrella strain 33 F10 #4 breed RU33 chromosome 3L, RU_Dsub_v1.1 Primary Assembly, whole genome shotgun sequence genomic stretch:
- the LOC119552895 gene encoding proteoglycan 4, producing MRKAKGWLIMTATVLLLSLLASTDAALPFKKVSIAKTPASTSSTTSTTTESAAVEEEEVEEEQPVPSGDGGDSSKSDNVTLSKNSKLTGIPQIDYIWDPNLPRELRGYNLSTYPFLSTVPPMDEIHFKCEGLHDGFYASIEYKCQIYHHCVYGIRHDFLCANFTAFDQRTFICHFASDVDCEGSQKYWNRNDELYMATTTTSTSTTTTPAPPTQPSAPRRRPQRPQRPLRRPYNRRPIDDYYYEDQDQYEDDYYEERPVRRPKPRPRQRKPQVELDYDDEYEEKRAEAKKPIRRNRNRYRDEEETQDEDYDERPSKRSRGKPTAGPVGRKVSPRKPGRVEERRSFNEDRPLGRRRVEKDRTTPSSALDDLDEYEKPYGGADQEEAAEEQTPQKVKTTPKPLTEFITPKAAAASVYARPRAPPRIARPVPINEKKKFSYPVQKITATTQAPSNSAQEEEDYPEEQVEEDYEQPPPRNTPRRRTPAPRVEQKPTRTTLRKPVTDKKPADEEYYEPAEQEPLRKRKRPLAPRSRAPAADVDFEDEDYEESPAPVSTTAPLRNQRLRSKTTTTRKPTVPPRPRKPIVEEEEELEHPVEPVEEEAPAPRTRANLLSGRNSGAGISQRPSSVRVVKRPFLPSRGGSPYLPRGLQPVGVALKPLPTTDSTPIDMGSTISGVRLLEHGAPLLRGSPDSEEDDEEEAPPSPTPPRTTLPPRSALPTTPKRVEPQRPKLNLDELYENDYDVTLNDALDPTLKPLSPQHIPHSHQLPYQQQQQQPQLQRQYASSYNPFAYQPAYQSPTSASASAPASASASQSQPANYHSDSYFSSTDIRRRAVVPAQAARPHRLEYAAAGRAAGGSSSGGAVAGSGVSRSYQQAGGRVAQHFYDDFAY from the exons ATGAGAAAAGCCAAAGGCTGGCTGATAATGACAGCAACAG TGCTGCTGCTGAGCCTGTTGGCCTCCACAGATGCCGCCCTGCCCTTCAAGAAGGTGTCCATTGCCAAGACTCCCGCCTCCACgagcagcaccaccagcaccacGACGGAATCGGCGGCCGTCGAGGAGGAGGAagtggaggaggagcagccaGTGCCCAGCGGCGATGGTGGCGACAGTAGCAAG TCGGACAACGTCACGCTGTCAAAGAACTCCAAGCTGACGGGTATCCCACAAATCGATTATATTTGGGATCCCAATCTGCCCAGGGAACTGAGAGG CTACAACCTGTCGACCTACCCCTTCCTGTCCACCGTGCCGCCCATGGATGAGATCCACTTCAAGTGCGAGGGGCTGCACGACGGCTTCTATGCCTCCATCGAGTACAAGTGTCAG ATCTACCACCACTGTGTCTATGGCATAAGACACGACTTTCTGTGCGCCAACTTCACGGCCTTCGACCAGCGCACCTTCATCTGCCACTTTGCATCCGATGTGGACTGCGAGGGATCCCAGAAGTACTGGAACAG GAACGATGAGCTCTATATGGCCACCACAACCACGTCCACGAGTACCACAACAACGCCGGCCCCTCCCACTCAACCCTCTGCCCCCCGTCGTCGTCCTCAAAGACCACAACGTCCGCTGAGGCGTCCCTACAACCGCAGACCCATCGACGACTACTACTACGAGGATCAGGATCAGTACGAGGACGATTACTATGAGGAGCGTCCCGTGCGAAGGCCCAAGCCCAGACCACGTCAGAGGAAGCCACAAGTGGAGCTGGACTACGATGATGAGTACGAGGAGAAGCGAGCGGAGGCCAAGAAACCCATCAGGCGGAATAGGAATCGTTACCGCGATGAGGAGGAGACTCAAGATGAGGACTACGACGAGAGGCCGAGTAAGAGGTCAAGAGGTAAACCCACAGCAGGACCGGTGGGTCGAAAGGTATCTCCCAGGAAGCCAGGGCGCGTGGAGGAACGTCGCAGCTTTAACGAAGACCGTCCACTGGGAAGGAGACGGGTGGAAAAGGACAGAACAACACCATCATCCGCTTTGGACGATTTGGATGAGTATGAAAAACCTTATGGTGGTGCAGATCAGGAAGAGGCCGCCGAGGAGCAAACACCTCAGAAAGTGAAGACAACGCCAAAGCCACTCACGGAATTCATCACACCCAAGGCGGCAGCCGCTTCCGTTTATGCTCGTCCTCGGGCTCCTCCGAGGATAGCTCGACCCGTTCCCATCAATGAGAAGAAAAAGTTCTCCTATCCGGTGCAAAAGATCACGGCCACAACGCAGGCACCATCCAACAGTGcccaggaggaggaggactaCCCCGAGGAGCAGGTGGAGGAGGACTACGAACAGCCTCCGCCCAGGAACACTCCTCGGAGACGTACACCAGCACCCCGCGTGGAGCAGAAGCCAACGAGAACCACGTTGAGGAAACCGGTGACGGACAAGAAGCCTGCCGATGAGGAGTACTACGAGCCGGCGGAGCAGGAACCTTTAAGAAAACGCAAGCGTCCCCTGGCACCCAGATCCCGTGCACCGGCAGCCGATGTGGACTTCGAGGACGAGGACTACGAGGAGAGTCCGGCGCCCGTTTCCACAACAGCTCCATTGAGAAACCAGAGACTGAGGTCCAAGACAACCACCACCCGGAAGCCAACAGTGCCACCACGTCCGCGCAAACCAATCGTGGAGGAGGAAGAGGAGCTGGAGCATCCAGTGGAGCCGGTCGAGGAGGAGGCGCCAGCCCCCAGGACGAGAGCCAATTTATTGAGCGGGCGAAACTCAGGCGCTGGCATCTCGCAGCgtccttcatcggtacgtgtGGTCAAGCGACCTTTCCTGCCCTCTAGGGGCGGCAGTCCATATCTGCCCCGAGGCCTTCAgccagtgggcgtggccttGAAACCACTGCCCACCACCGATAGCACCCCCATCGACATGGGATCGACCATTTCGGGAGTGCGTCTGCTCGAGCATGGAGCTCCACTGTTAAGAGGAAGTCCTGATAGCGAGGAAGATGACGAGGAGGAGGCTCCTCCATCGCCCACTCCACCCAGGACGACGCTTCCGCCTCGCAGTGCCCTGCCCACCACGCCAAAGCGTGTGGAACCGCAGCGTCCCAAGCTTAATCTCGACGAGCTCTACGAGAACGACTACGATGTGACCCTGAACGACGCTCTCGATCCCACGCTAAAACCGCTCTCGCCCCAGCACATTCCACATTCGCATCAGCTTCCatatcagcagcagcaacagcagccgcAATTGCAGCGGCAATATGCCAGCTCCTATAATCCATTTGCCTATCAGCCAGCGTATCAATCACCAACATCCGCTTCAGCATCCGCCCCTGCATCAGCATCCGCATCGCAGTCGCAACCAGCGAACTATCATAGTGATTCCTATTTCTCGTCGACAGATATACGCCGGCGGGCTGTTGTCCCGGCGCAAGCCGCGCGTCCACATCGACTCGAATACGCTGCTGCCGGAAGAGCAGCCGGCGGATCGTCCAGCGGAGGAGCCGTCGCCGGGTCGGGAGTGAGCCGGAGCTACCAGCAGGCGGGCGGACGGGTTGCCCAGCATTTCTACGACGACTTTGCCTACTGA